One Solanum pennellii chromosome 9, SPENNV200 DNA segment encodes these proteins:
- the LOC107029494 gene encoding uncharacterized protein LOC107029494 — protein MASKSSMKGFFKQQKKSGGITKPSKSKSTKPKNAAAIGSNVTQPSALISHGSLDLKDNYDQNEEVLRQFDMNMVYGPCLGMNRLDRWERAKKLGMNPPADVERLLRSNKVRNECLWDGRV, from the exons atggcGTCGAAATCGAGCATGAAAGGTTTCTTCAAGCAGCAGAAGAAGAGTGGAGGCATCACAAAACCATCGAAATCAAAATCCACCAAACCAAAAAATGCTGCAGCTATTGGTTCTAATGTTACTCAGCCTTCAGCACTCATCTCCCATGGCTCTCTTGATTTGAAAG ATAATTATGATCAGAATGAGGAAGTGTTGAGGCAATTCGACATGAATATGGTTTATGGGCCATGCCTTGGAATGAACAGACTGGACAGGTGGGAGCGTGCCAAGAAACTTGGAATGAACCCTCCAGCAGACGTGGAGCGCCTTTTAAGGTCTAACAAAGTTCGCAATGAGTGCCTGTGGGATGGTCGCGTTTAG
- the LOC107031546 gene encoding histone deacetylase 19 — protein MDVGGNSLASGADGKKRKVSYFYDPEVGNYYYGQGHPMKPHRMRMTHALLAHYGLLQHMHVLKPNPARDKDLCRFHADDYIAFLRSVTPETQQDQLRQLKRFNVGEDCPVFDGLYSFCQTYAGGSVGGAVKLNHGHCDIAVNWAGGLHHAKKCEASGFCYVNDIVLAILELLKVHERVLYVDIDIHHGDGVEEAFYTTDRVMTVSFHKFGDYFPGTGDVRDIGYGSGKYYSLNVPLDDGIDDESYQSLFKPIMGKVMEVFKPGAVVLQCGADSLSGDRLGCFNLSIKGHAECVKYMRSFNVPLLLLGGGGYTIRNVARCWCYETGVALGIELEDKMPQHEYYEYFGPDYTLHVAPSNMENKNSRQILEDIRSKLLDNLSKLQHAPSVQFQERPPDTELPEADEDLEDADSRWDADSDTNGEERKPNPSRVRREHVEPEGKGADDMKTEEHLREVESTFAESTSLKGGNSSSTLIDGGQIKVEQGNSNKLFDQPTDIIS, from the exons ATGGATGTTGGAGGAAACTCCTTAGCATCTGGTGCAGatggaaagaagagaaaagtaaGTTATTTCTATGATCCTGAAGTTGGTAATTACTATTATGGACAAGGCCATCCGATGAAGCCACATAGAATGCGGATGACACATGCTCTTCTTGCCCACTATGGTCTATTACAACACATGCATGTTCTGAAGCCAAATCCTGCTAGAGATAAGGATCTCTGTAGGTTTCATGCTGATGATTATATTGCTTTCTTGAGAAGCGTAACACCAGAAACACAGCAAGATCAGCTGAGGCAGCTGAAGAGGTTCAATGTCGGGGAGGACTGTCCAGTTTTTGATGGTCTTTATTCCTTCTGCCAAACCTACGCTGGAGGTTCTGTTGGTGGGGCAGTTAAGTTGAACCATGGACACTGTGATATCGCTGTAAATTGGGCTGGTGGATTGCATCATGCCAAGAAATGTGAAGCATCTGGTTTCTGCTATGTGAACGATATCGTGTTGGCTATTCTGGAGCTACTCAAAGTCCATGAG AGAGTGTTGTATGTGGATATTGATATCCATCATGGTGATGGCGTGGAAGAGGCATTCTATACTACAGATAGGGTCATGACAGTTTCCTTTCATAAATTTGGAGATTACTTTCCTGGTACAGGGGATGTACGTGATATTGGTTATGGAAGTGGAAAATACTACTCTCTAAATGTTCCACTAGATGATGGAATTGATGATGAGAGCTATCAGTCCCTCTTTAAGCCTATTATGGGCAAAGTGATGGAAGTTTTTAAGCCTGGTGCTGTGGTCTTGCAATGTGGTGCAGATTCCTTGTCTGGCGATAGGCTAGGCTGCTTTAATCTCTCTATTAAAGGTCATGCTGAATGTGTCAAGTACATGAGGTCTTTCAATGTGCCATTGTTGTTGCTTGGTGGAGGCGGCTACACAATACGTAATGTTGCTCGTTGCTGGTGTTACGAA ACGGGAGTTGCATTAGGAATAGAGCTTGAAGATAAGATGCCTCAACATGAATATTATGAATACTTTGGTCCAGATTATACCTTGCATGTTGCTCCAAGTAATATGGAGAACAAAAATTCTCGTCAGATTTTAGAAGATATAAGATCAAAGCTGCTTGATAATCTTTCAAAGCTTCAGCATGCCCCAAGTGTACAGTTCCAGGAGCGACCACCGGATACTGAATTGCCTGAG GCTGATGAAGATCTAGAGGATGCAGATTCAAGATGGGATGCTGATTCTGACACGAATGGCGAAGAACG TAAGCCCAATCCTAGCAGAGTGAGGAGGGAACATGTTGAACCCGAAGGAAAAGGCGCG GACGATATGAAAACAGAAGAGCACCTAAGAGAAGTAGAGTCGACATTCGCAGAGTCAACAAGTTTGAAG GGTGGCAATTCAAGTTCTACACTGATAGATGGAGGACAGATTAAAGTGGAACAAGGAAACTCTAACAAGCTTTTTGATCAACCAACTGATATTATCTCTTAA